Proteins encoded together in one Bombus affinis isolate iyBomAffi1 chromosome 2, iyBomAffi1.2, whole genome shotgun sequence window:
- the LOC126926547 gene encoding mannose-6-phosphate isomerase — MELKCKVQTYDWGRYGINSIVATLIKSSNSDFVLDEKRPYAELWIGTHPNGPSYMKDLNISLEEYIKQNTNVLGNDAQKVFGHHLPFLFKVLSVNKALSIQAHPDKEKARKLNQQHPTIYKDANHKPELAIALTPFEALCGFRPIREIKEFLKILPELRAVIGEDKVLKFMTTGEADNTESLKTCFHSLMTCDPGLIALQLRKLLDRLSNLDESLRQTLHASLLERLYSDYPGDVGCFGIYFFNFITMQPGEAIYLGPNEPHAYLSGDCVECMACSDNVVRAGLTPKLKDVPTLVEMLRYICEPISAKRFQPSREDECTEVFRPPVVDFAVAKITIPPGRASYNIIPRSTASVLIIINGKGEISPSKILYRGSVVFIPADEKVGIKVLCGCHPMLMFQAFVNV, encoded by the exons ATGGAGCTTAAATGTAAAGTACAAACTTACGACTGGGGAAGATATGGTATTAACAGTATTGTTGCAACCTtaataaaatcttctaattcaGATTTTGTACTGGATGAAAAGAGACCATATGCTGAACTATGGATAGGTACTCATCCTAATGGTCCTTCATATATGAAAGATTTAAATATATCTTTGGAAGAATACATAAAACAGAATACTAATGTGTTAGGAAATGATGCTCAAAAAGTATTTGGTCATCACTTGCCATTTCTTTTTAAAGTGTTATCTGTGAATAAAGCATTATCTATCCAAGCACATCCAGATAAG GAAAAAGCAAGAAAACTGAATCAACAACATCCCACTATTTACAAAGATGCAAATCATAAACCAGAACTTGCAATAGCATTAACGCCTTTTGAGGCTCTTTGTGGCTTCCGTCCAATCAGAGAGATAAAAgagtttttaaaaattttacctGAATTACGTGCTGTAATAGGAGAAGATAAAGTACTTAAATTTATGACAACAGGTGAAGCAGACAATACAGAATCTTTGAAAACATGTTTTCATAGTCTCATGACTTGTGATCCTGGATTAATTGCATTGCAACTTAGAAAATTACTTGACAGACTATCCAATTTgg atgaatcattaagacaAACTTTACATGCTAGTTTACTGGAAAGACTGTATTCAGATTATCCAGGAGATGTAGGATGTTTTggcatttatttttttaattttataactaTGCAGCCTGGTGAGGCTATATATCTTGGACCAAATGAACCACATGCATATCTTTCTGGTG ATTGTGTGGAATGTATGGCATGCTCTGATAATGTGGTGCGTGCAGGATTGACTCCTAAATTAAAAGATGTGCCAACATTAGTTGAAATGTTAAGGTACATTTGTGAACCAATTTCTGCAAAAAGATTTCAACCTTCTCGAGAGGACGAATGTACCGAAGTATTTCGTCCACCTGTAGTAGATTTTGCTGTTGCTAAAATAACA ATTCCTCCTGGAAGAGCTTCGTATAATATAATTCCGAGAAGTACAGCGAGCGTTTTAATAATCATAAATGGAAAGGGTGAAATTTCACCGTCAAAGATTCTTTATCGGGGTTCAGTTGTATTTATTCCAGCGGATGAAAAAGTTGGAATTAAAGTTTTATGTGGATGTCATCCAATGTTGATGTTTCAAGCCTTTGTTAATGTTTAA
- the LOC126926712 gene encoding 60S ribosomal protein L30, with protein MVAQKKQKKSQEGINSRLALVMKSGKYVLGYKQTLKSLRQGKAKLVIIANNAAPLRKSEIEYYAMLAKTGVHHYIGNNIELGTACGKYFRVCTLSITDPGNSDIIKSMPTGEQS; from the exons ATGGTGGCCCAAAAGAAACAG AAAAAGTCCCAGGAGGGTATTAACTCCAGATTGGCACTGGTTATGAAATCAGGGAAATATGTCTTGGGTTACAAGCAGACCTTGAAGTCCCTTCGGCAAGGGAAAGCAAAATTGGTCATCATAGCGAATAATGCTGCACCTCTAAG AAAATCAGAGATAGAGTACTATGCTATGTTGGCGAAGACAGGTGTGCATCACTACATAGGAAATAATATAGAATTAGGTACTGCATGTGGAAAATACTTCCGTGTATGTACTCTTTCTATTACTGACCCTGGAAATTCTGATATTATAAAATCTATGCCTACTGGTGAACaatcataa